The nucleotide window TAACTCTAAAAGACGCAAATGGATTTATGATTACAAAAGAGATTATGAATTTGGCAAATAAAGGTGAAGGTTTTTTAAAATATGTAGGAACAATAAAGCCTGATACAAAGCTTCCTTCTGAAAAAATCACTTTTGTTAAAGGATTTAAAGATTGGGATTGGGCAATTGCAACTGGTTTTTATACTGATGAATTAGCAGAACAAATAAAAACTAAACAATATGAATATAAACAAAATTATTTACATAATCTGTTAAGTCTTTTTACTGTTAGTGGATTGATAACTATAGTATTTCTATTTTTATCTTTTTATATATCAAAAAGATTAGAAAGAAGATTTTATAAATATAAACAACAAGTATTAAGTTATATTAAAAAAAGTAGAGAAAAAGATAATTTATTAGCTCAACAATCGAAAATGGCTGCAATGGGAGAAATGTTAGAAAATATTGCTCATCAATGGAGACAACCTTTAAGTTCTATTTCGACTCTTTCAACTGGAATAAAACTTCAATACCAATATGGAGAAATAAATAAAGAAGAGATTCTTCGTTCAATGGATGCTATTACAACTACCACAAAATATTTGTCTCAAACAATAGATGATTTTAGAGATTATTTTAATCCAAACAAAGAAGCTTATTATTTTAATCTCAAAAAGGTTTTCCAAAAAGCTTTTGATTTGTTAGAAATACAATTTAATTTAAGAAATATAATCTTTATAAAAAATTTAGATGATGTTTATATTTATGGTTTTGAAAATGAATTTTTACAAGTAATAATAAATATTTTAAATAATGCAAAAGATGAATTTGAAAAAAAAGAGTTAGATCAAAAATATATTTTTGTTGATATTAGAAAAGAAGAAAATAGGGTAAAAATTTTTATAAAAGATAATGCAGGTGGAATAGCAGAAAATATTTTAGAAAAAGTTTTCGAGCCATATTTTACAACAAAATTCAAATCTCAAGGTACAGGAATAGGGCTTTATATGTCAAAAGAGATTATTGAAAAACATATGAAAGGAAGAATATCAGTATATAATGAAGATTATATTTATGAGAATAGTGGGCATAAAGGCGCAGTTTTTGAGATAATCTTTTTAGCAGAAGAGGCAAAAAAAGTTATTTAAACTCTTTTATAAACTTTATAAAATCCTCTTCTCTTAAAGCTTTTGAATATAACCAACCTTGAATTTCATCGCAACCTGCATTTTGTAAGAACTCTTTTTGTTCATTCTTCTCTACACCTTCTGCAATTGTTTTTATTTCAAGTCCATTTCCTAAAGCTAAAATAGTTTTTGCAATAGCAACATCTTTTTTATTAAAAGGAAGACCATTTGCAAATGATTTATCAATTTTTAATTTATCAATTGGAAATTGTTTTAAATAATTCAAAGAAGAATATCCTGTTCCAAAATCATCAATTGCAAGTTTAATTCCTAGATTTTTTAAATTTTCAAGAATAGTTAAAGATTCTTCAATATCTTCCATGATATAACTTTCAGTTAATTCTATTTCTAAATTTGCAGGATTTAACTTCGTTTCTTCTAATTCTTTTATTATTGATTTTTGAATATCGCTATATTTTATTTGAATATTTGAGATATTAACTGCAACAATTCCATCTTCTAATAATTTTGTATCATTTAGATATTTCATAAAAGTACAAGCTTTTTTTAGAACAAATTCCCCAATTGGAATAATTAATTTTGTTTCTTCTGCATGTGAAATAAAATCATTTGGAAAAACAACTCCTAAAGTTTTATGATTCCATCTAATAAGAGCTTCTGCTCCTACTATTTTATTCAT belongs to Arcobacter defluvii and includes:
- a CDS encoding sensor histidine kinase; the protein is MLTKKEKKLIKLIKYTPIFIVALVCMIIISLLYIDKNITLKSDLKALENDYLKRNQNIIKDEVNKIYDYIIHKKLNSEKELKHDIKSRVLAIHNMMTYIYEKYKDKESAEQIQTRIKDALKALRFNDNRGYFYINTMEGKSILHPLYPQFENKSILDFEDNYGSKFIENVINDLKIKKESYNEYYWKKPEAFNKLKQYKKITFNKVFEPYNWYIGTGEYLEDFEEKIKKEILEYISSIKYSKNGYIFVIDEKGVYLTHIEKSYIGVNRITLKDANGFMITKEIMNLANKGEGFLKYVGTIKPDTKLPSEKITFVKGFKDWDWAIATGFYTDELAEQIKTKQYEYKQNYLHNLLSLFTVSGLITIVFLFLSFYISKRLERRFYKYKQQVLSYIKKSREKDNLLAQQSKMAAMGEMLENIAHQWRQPLSSISTLSTGIKLQYQYGEINKEEILRSMDAITTTTKYLSQTIDDFRDYFNPNKEAYYFNLKKVFQKAFDLLEIQFNLRNIIFIKNLDDVYIYGFENEFLQVIINILNNAKDEFEKKELDQKYIFVDIRKEENRVKIFIKDNAGGIAENILEKVFEPYFTTKFKSQGTGIGLYMSKEIIEKHMKGRISVYNEDYIYENSGHKGAVFEIIFLAEEAKKVI